A single Ochrobactrum sp. BTU1 DNA region contains:
- a CDS encoding serine hydrolase, whose translation MKDDLAWTLHEVAKATSGRWLIEPQFGWRATGLAIAAQTFKAGDMIAVARHNEERGLSLQSLQRLATRPSAIITSADVAELRKFETPLLLVEDTGKAILNLGHNARDRFRGRVFGVTGSAGKTTCVAMLSHALSPYGKTQHSAHNANLPHGIAWNLASLDLTASNIVLEMAIGRMGVSSRMARPHVAIFTNIQPVHLTETNTTKDIANTKSAIFWGMKPGDIAIINRDMLEWDTVFAAATKAKLRVVHFGQSDACDYQILKYDAQENLVRVKTPYGIREYKLGAAGHHMALNSIAVLAALESAGLDPGAALASFSTFGALAGRGESLQICIGGKNITVIDDAYNANPGSMAAALNRLSEEKTKGRRIAVLGQMAELGKDAERYHTELATLINKLPIDKVYIYGKLYTKFWEALADHRRGHFAQSLTDLREYLLDETRSDDTILLKGSNSTRVHEIVESLKAKATIRSALNVSNETSALLLRWSDGQILFNQGADLKHPPASIAKIVTLCLVQRRMEELQINGETTVPVSEAATDIQSLWGFRAGTPQTLATLIKANAIISANEASNALAEWHSGSIAAFVEEMNSYARSVGMRETLFCSPSGLGIRQKTTTGDLAILAGHVHANFPALLQIFAQKDFHFEGKTYLNINPFLGHSGITGLKTGSLGPSRHHVVLTRTVKGELFICVILSAQSKQERQRIGYELLKACLPL comes from the coding sequence GTGAAAGATGATCTTGCCTGGACACTACACGAAGTTGCCAAAGCAACCAGTGGTCGCTGGTTGATTGAACCGCAGTTCGGGTGGCGTGCGACGGGTCTGGCAATCGCGGCTCAGACCTTCAAGGCCGGAGATATGATTGCGGTCGCAAGGCACAATGAGGAACGAGGCCTCAGTCTTCAAAGCCTGCAAAGGCTTGCGACTAGGCCATCAGCGATAATCACATCTGCAGACGTTGCCGAACTCCGAAAATTCGAAACTCCTTTGTTGCTGGTAGAAGATACCGGAAAAGCAATTCTCAATCTCGGACACAACGCTCGAGACAGATTTCGTGGTCGTGTCTTTGGCGTAACCGGCAGTGCCGGCAAAACGACATGCGTTGCAATGCTTTCGCATGCATTATCACCTTACGGCAAAACACAACATTCCGCACATAATGCCAATCTACCACATGGCATCGCATGGAATCTGGCTTCTTTGGATTTGACAGCCTCAAACATTGTTTTGGAGATGGCCATCGGACGCATGGGTGTAAGTTCCCGAATGGCGCGGCCACATGTTGCGATATTCACAAACATTCAGCCTGTGCATCTCACCGAAACCAATACAACAAAAGATATTGCCAATACAAAAAGCGCGATCTTCTGGGGTATGAAGCCGGGCGATATTGCGATTATTAACCGCGACATGCTCGAATGGGATACAGTTTTTGCGGCAGCCACGAAGGCGAAGCTGCGGGTTGTCCATTTTGGACAGAGTGATGCATGCGACTATCAGATACTGAAATATGATGCGCAGGAAAACCTCGTCCGGGTAAAAACCCCTTACGGAATTAGAGAATATAAACTCGGCGCAGCTGGGCACCATATGGCGCTAAACAGCATCGCCGTACTGGCCGCTTTGGAGAGCGCAGGACTAGATCCGGGTGCCGCGCTCGCCTCCTTTTCGACATTTGGGGCATTGGCAGGCAGAGGCGAAAGCCTGCAGATCTGCATCGGAGGCAAAAATATAACTGTTATCGACGACGCATATAACGCCAATCCCGGGTCGATGGCTGCTGCGTTGAACCGCCTAAGTGAAGAAAAGACAAAGGGACGTCGGATCGCTGTACTCGGACAAATGGCGGAACTGGGCAAAGATGCCGAACGGTACCACACCGAACTTGCGACACTGATTAACAAGCTTCCGATCGATAAAGTTTATATCTACGGAAAGCTTTATACAAAATTCTGGGAAGCGCTGGCAGATCATCGCCGCGGGCATTTTGCGCAGAGTTTAACTGATCTTCGTGAGTATCTTCTAGACGAGACCCGGTCTGATGATACGATCTTGCTGAAAGGGTCTAACAGCACGCGCGTGCACGAAATCGTCGAAAGTCTCAAGGCAAAAGCGACGATCCGAAGTGCACTTAATGTTTCGAACGAGACAAGTGCTCTTCTGCTGCGGTGGAGCGACGGACAGATATTATTCAATCAGGGCGCAGATTTAAAACACCCACCTGCATCAATCGCAAAGATCGTTACATTATGTCTCGTGCAGCGGCGCATGGAAGAGCTTCAGATCAACGGTGAGACGACAGTTCCCGTATCAGAAGCTGCCACTGATATTCAAAGCCTGTGGGGTTTTAGGGCAGGAACTCCTCAAACACTCGCCACACTAATCAAAGCCAACGCCATCATCAGTGCGAACGAGGCCAGCAATGCGCTTGCAGAATGGCACAGTGGTTCAATCGCCGCTTTTGTAGAGGAAATGAACTCTTATGCGCGATCTGTTGGAATGCGGGAAACGCTTTTTTGTTCTCCCAGTGGCCTCGGCATCAGACAGAAAACAACGACGGGGGATCTGGCGATACTTGCGGGTCATGTCCACGCCAATTTTCCGGCACTGCTTCAGATTTTTGCTCAAAAGGATTTTCACTTTGAGGGAAAGACATATCTGAACATCAACCCATTTCTCGGACACAGTGGCATAACCGGACTTAAAACAGGCTCTCTGGGTCCCTCACGACACCACGTCGTGCTTACACGGACGGTAAAGGGTGAGTTGTTCATCTGCGTCATCCTGAGTGCTCAGAGCAAGCAGGAACGCCAACGTATCGGGTATGAGCTTCTGAAAGCATGTTTGCCTCTGTGA
- a CDS encoding serine hydrolase, with protein sequence MSAIYSAVLTTLKRSWSLLKWRFLKSAFVLAGIPLLIGARADEREKLGPFTATNPQVLQEPKDAEHFDIREALHGSTASSEQCSAIANSLWVNAAGPGECIRYYGSGLQHRANPLVMVYFSGDVLLRNADGQRSVVPSYGKQSPSSITEEMTEWSEAAGVPAIFLARPGLFGSSGDHNKRRQNREIELMQHAISLLKDRYQIQSFIFAGHSGGGQIVAGLLNKRDDIRAAVISSGLVSVKQVTDYWEFRRNIPGRLLYDSREFYDPIDHLKNVAKSDRPDVYVISDPEDQTIPFFTQLRYVRRLKTTGFDPHHIFAHAPDPSHHLLSNYAKIAAAMIAQGNSSAEIRRTLALHDASQIASREERNKSPEVLTIPPPYVSAESALSVLIPDATDNTQKILFSKAGEKQLPPASVTKLMTAIVAIDISRKLRLGLSHKIVVHADDLVGGSGNNLKVGDVLSLEAAIANLMLSSSNVTANAVARSMGAVMRREEHHKESDPDVFVRQMNNRAQTLGMTRTVFMNPSGLSASGQVTTAKDLAKLAVEALKYSEVSRVWGDKQYTIVVEGPHARKLALSNPNPLYKDYDIIGGKTGALVPGLFNIVVVSQAPGDRLLVTVSLKSPSENERTRDVRTLIDWAKRNQAK encoded by the coding sequence ATGAGCGCAATATATTCCGCTGTCCTTACAACTCTGAAACGCTCGTGGTCGTTGTTAAAATGGCGCTTTCTAAAGAGCGCATTCGTGCTCGCTGGTATTCCACTACTGATCGGGGCGAGAGCGGACGAGCGGGAAAAACTCGGCCCATTTACTGCAACAAATCCGCAGGTATTGCAGGAGCCAAAGGATGCAGAGCATTTCGATATACGTGAGGCCCTGCATGGCTCCACCGCAAGCTCTGAGCAATGTTCCGCAATAGCGAATTCGCTTTGGGTAAATGCCGCGGGGCCTGGCGAATGCATTCGCTATTATGGCTCGGGCCTTCAGCACCGCGCTAACCCCTTGGTAATGGTTTATTTCAGTGGCGATGTGCTGTTACGCAACGCCGACGGGCAAAGAAGCGTGGTTCCGTCTTACGGAAAACAATCACCTTCTTCGATTACTGAAGAAATGACGGAATGGTCGGAGGCCGCCGGTGTCCCGGCGATATTTCTAGCCCGTCCCGGTCTTTTTGGATCCTCAGGAGATCACAATAAACGTCGACAAAATCGGGAAATCGAGCTTATGCAACACGCGATTTCTCTCCTCAAGGATCGCTACCAGATCCAATCTTTCATCTTCGCAGGTCATTCGGGCGGCGGACAAATAGTTGCAGGTCTTCTCAACAAACGCGACGATATAAGGGCAGCGGTCATATCTTCCGGCCTTGTTTCCGTAAAGCAGGTCACAGATTACTGGGAGTTTCGCCGCAACATCCCAGGACGTCTTCTTTACGATTCCCGCGAGTTTTACGATCCCATTGACCATTTAAAGAATGTTGCGAAATCTGACCGTCCGGACGTATACGTTATCTCGGATCCGGAAGACCAGACAATCCCTTTCTTTACGCAGTTGCGCTATGTACGCCGGCTCAAAACAACTGGCTTCGATCCGCACCATATATTTGCGCATGCACCAGATCCGTCACACCATTTACTTTCCAATTACGCGAAAATTGCTGCTGCTATGATTGCACAGGGTAACAGTTCTGCCGAAATACGACGAACGCTTGCGCTACATGATGCCAGTCAGATCGCATCGAGGGAAGAGCGAAACAAATCACCAGAAGTTCTGACAATACCCCCGCCCTATGTTAGTGCCGAGAGCGCTTTATCCGTGTTGATACCGGATGCTACCGATAACACGCAGAAAATCCTGTTCTCTAAAGCGGGCGAAAAGCAGCTCCCGCCTGCATCCGTGACCAAACTGATGACTGCAATCGTCGCAATTGACATCAGCAGAAAGTTACGACTGGGCCTATCGCATAAAATAGTGGTTCATGCGGACGATCTGGTGGGTGGATCAGGAAACAATCTGAAGGTCGGCGATGTATTATCGCTTGAGGCTGCAATCGCCAACTTGATGCTGTCTTCGTCGAATGTGACGGCGAATGCTGTCGCCCGAAGCATGGGCGCTGTAATGAGAAGAGAGGAGCATCACAAAGAAAGCGACCCAGACGTTTTCGTACGCCAGATGAACAATAGAGCCCAGACGCTTGGCATGACGCGAACTGTCTTCATGAACCCATCAGGGCTTTCAGCTTCGGGACAGGTAACAACAGCCAAGGATCTCGCGAAGCTCGCGGTCGAAGCACTGAAATATTCTGAAGTATCAAGAGTGTGGGGAGACAAACAATATACTATAGTAGTCGAGGGGCCTCACGCGCGCAAATTAGCACTATCGAACCCAAATCCCCTCTATAAGGACTATGATATCATTGGCGGTAAAACGGGGGCACTCGTTCCAGGTCTTTTCAATATCGTGGTCGTTTCCCAGGCGCCAGGAGATAGATTGCTTGTCACTGTCAGTTTGAAGTCTCCCTCGGAAAACGAGCGGACGAGAGACGTGCGCACGTTGATTGACTGGGCGAAGCGCAATCAAGCAAAGTGA
- a CDS encoding peroxiredoxin: protein MPGDNPLSHALAAGTVAPAFTLPATADQTVSLSDLRGAPVILAFYPADWSPVCSDQMGLYNEILPEFHHSKAQLLGISVDGVWCHAAFEAERKLHFPLLADFEPKGEVARNYGVYRQKDGVAERALFVIDADGIIRWSYVSPLGINPGADGILEALDMLEAKPTATELQP from the coding sequence ATGCCGGGCGATAATCCTCTTTCACACGCACTCGCTGCAGGCACCGTTGCGCCTGCGTTCACTTTACCTGCTACGGCGGATCAGACGGTATCGCTCAGCGATCTGCGTGGCGCTCCGGTGATACTCGCATTTTACCCGGCTGACTGGAGCCCGGTCTGCAGCGATCAGATGGGACTTTATAACGAAATACTGCCGGAATTTCATCATTCGAAGGCACAGCTGCTCGGCATATCAGTGGATGGTGTGTGGTGCCATGCCGCCTTTGAAGCAGAGCGTAAATTGCATTTCCCGCTTCTCGCAGATTTTGAGCCCAAAGGTGAAGTCGCCCGGAACTATGGCGTTTATCGCCAGAAAGATGGCGTTGCAGAGCGTGCGCTCTTCGTCATCGATGCCGATGGCATTATCCGATGGAGCTATGTTTCGCCCCTCGGCATCAACCCGGGAGCCGATGGCATTCTTGAAGCACTCGACATGCTTGAGGCCAAACCAACCGCTACGGAGCTGCAACCATGA
- a CDS encoding DsbA family protein, giving the protein MSKLSIPVSKQDHIQGYERAAVTLVEYGDYECPYCGEAYYVLKAVQKAMGEDLRFVFRNFPLAEIHPHALHAAEFAEMAATQGLFWQAHDLLYKNQNALTDHDLLAYATALGIAPATVATAFDGRFQERIETDFRGGLRSGVNGTPTLFINGTRYDGARDAASLVTVLREVKNLLVSNQSR; this is encoded by the coding sequence ATGAGCAAGTTGAGCATTCCTGTCAGTAAACAGGATCACATCCAGGGTTATGAGAGAGCCGCTGTAACCCTTGTCGAATATGGCGACTATGAATGCCCTTATTGCGGCGAAGCTTATTACGTTCTGAAAGCAGTGCAGAAGGCAATGGGTGAGGATCTACGCTTCGTGTTCCGTAATTTCCCGCTCGCAGAAATACATCCCCATGCGCTTCACGCTGCGGAATTTGCTGAAATGGCAGCTACACAAGGCCTGTTCTGGCAAGCCCATGATCTTCTCTACAAAAACCAAAACGCGCTGACCGATCATGATCTCCTCGCATATGCGACAGCTCTCGGCATAGCGCCAGCGACCGTCGCAACCGCCTTCGACGGCCGTTTTCAGGAGCGCATTGAAACAGATTTCCGCGGTGGATTGCGAAGTGGCGTCAATGGCACACCAACGCTTTTCATCAACGGCACGCGATATGATGGTGCTCGCGACGCGGCTAGTCTGGTTACTGTTCTGCGAGAAGTGAAGAATTTGCTTGTCTCAAATCAAAGCAGATAG
- a CDS encoding DUF1194 domain-containing protein, whose translation MFRKYANFGEERRSVLISILALLLGSLLLANEKARAGEALRSDRVDAAVVFAVDRSSLPDIDDVQMVREGHIAALRSLYHVMTSGPNQCVAIAYIEWLDDSQSETVLPWTRICDEGDAEAAATAIALYRPDDHKGEAGSMLMAINAALDEVKMATWSANRLIVNLSIFDDKPVGVAHTNADATNIITVQKDCLHNQGSGRHLQVASSTDYLAAIERSLMFDVGGDRAFYMKAEEPDIRTAKTDIIP comes from the coding sequence ATGTTTCGCAAATACGCAAATTTTGGTGAGGAAAGGCGGTCGGTTCTGATCTCAATTCTGGCGCTATTGCTGGGGTCGCTTTTGCTTGCGAACGAGAAAGCACGAGCGGGGGAGGCTTTACGCTCAGATAGAGTTGATGCAGCGGTTGTTTTTGCTGTCGATCGGTCATCGTTGCCAGATATCGACGATGTTCAGATGGTTCGCGAGGGGCATATAGCGGCCCTGCGTTCTTTGTACCACGTTATGACCAGCGGCCCGAACCAGTGTGTGGCAATTGCCTATATCGAGTGGTTGGACGACAGCCAATCCGAAACCGTTCTGCCATGGACGCGCATCTGCGATGAAGGCGATGCTGAAGCAGCGGCTACAGCAATAGCACTTTATCGCCCTGATGATCACAAAGGCGAGGCAGGCTCCATGCTGATGGCAATCAATGCGGCCTTGGATGAAGTGAAAATGGCGACCTGGAGCGCAAACAGGCTCATTGTAAATCTTTCGATTTTTGACGACAAGCCTGTGGGGGTTGCCCACACAAACGCCGATGCAACCAACATCATTACAGTGCAGAAGGATTGCCTGCACAATCAAGGATCGGGCAGACATTTGCAGGTCGCATCATCTACGGATTACTTGGCCGCAATTGAGCGGAGTTTGATGTTTGACGTGGGTGGCGACAGGGCCTTTTACATGAAGGCAGAAGAGCCAGATATCAGAACGGCAAAGACCGATATCATACCTTAA
- a CDS encoding response regulator transcription factor, translated as MRENYRVVLADDHNIVREGLKLLLSTLSETVVVGEVGDCSSLLRLLAQTPCDMVLLDLGMPGFHGFQFIEQLRATHPKLKILILSANSESRSIRAALDAGASGYLTKDGDPSELLATIANLKNGRSNGAIHIGSSINRPNGHEPGPNIDVVSPVPLTRRELQFLALIPQGATTREIADRLGISVFTARKHRENLMRKLDLHSSAELTAYAVRLGLPSA; from the coding sequence ATGAGGGAAAACTACCGGGTAGTCTTGGCTGACGATCACAATATCGTCCGCGAGGGGCTTAAACTACTTCTTTCCACGTTAAGCGAAACGGTTGTGGTTGGTGAAGTGGGTGATTGCTCGTCTTTGTTGAGGCTTTTGGCTCAGACGCCTTGCGATATGGTCCTGCTTGATCTTGGGATGCCGGGATTTCACGGCTTTCAGTTCATAGAACAATTACGAGCGACCCATCCAAAGTTAAAAATTCTTATTCTGTCTGCAAACAGTGAATCCCGTTCGATCCGTGCAGCACTCGACGCTGGTGCTAGTGGTTATCTGACGAAAGATGGCGATCCGAGCGAACTGCTTGCCACCATCGCCAATTTGAAAAACGGTCGCAGCAACGGCGCAATTCACATTGGTTCCTCGATCAACCGTCCAAATGGTCATGAGCCTGGACCCAATATCGATGTCGTGTCGCCTGTCCCGCTCACAAGGCGTGAGTTACAGTTTTTGGCATTGATCCCACAGGGTGCGACGACCAGGGAAATAGCAGATCGGCTCGGCATCAGCGTTTTCACCGCCCGTAAGCATCGCGAAAACCTCATGCGCAAACTGGACCTCCATAGTAGCGCTGAACTGACAGCTTATGCGGTGCGTCTTGGATTGCCATCGGCTTAA
- a CDS encoding response regulator, which translates to MVALALPEKHKKSTRVNPIDETRIKQALVNTLYKHSAGVLLTNIFVPIPSLLIFWGKVPNTWLVAWCVSVYLLTILRMIGTRAFFRHTKTPNNYPKWAWTAAGFSWLSGMNWGLLGLIGFLSGEPHLLSFAMIVMTGLTCGSVPTSSAFLPVLVGSLFTTVLPSTIYCLMSEGEIYNAYLFLIACLVIINVHHGRVTHRDLAETIRLRFENETLVDQLKSERDRVAAADRAKTRFLAAASHDLRQPVHALGLFNSTLAALAGRGNVNGADAANISGKIRSVVANLSYLLNALLDVSRLDAQIVTPNRETISIGELQDDLRNEFASLAESKGLRWRMVPCDLHTDSDPMMLRQIIANLIANAIRYTTSGGILFGCRLRGSNIEIQVYDTGIGIAENQHKTVFEEFVQLHNPERDRDKGLGLGLSIVKRTAELLNHPIRLCSQAGTGSMFSIVVPLVVDQRQPKKATRSPLQTGGNIFIIDDESTVLEALTGLVDVWGYQAFSGRNAVETYAAWKADKTAKPSQADLVIVDYRLEGGMIGTQAARRLFDQLGYELPVIILTGDTSPERLREASASGYMLLHKPIDPAELLQAIQKAI; encoded by the coding sequence ATGGTGGCATTAGCGCTCCCTGAAAAACACAAAAAATCGACGAGAGTTAATCCCATAGACGAGACGCGTATAAAGCAGGCGTTGGTCAATACGCTTTACAAGCATTCGGCCGGCGTACTGCTGACAAACATTTTCGTGCCGATCCCCTCGCTTCTGATCTTCTGGGGCAAGGTACCCAATACCTGGCTCGTTGCATGGTGCGTTTCTGTCTATTTGCTGACAATCCTCCGTATGATCGGCACCCGCGCTTTTTTTCGCCATACGAAAACACCGAACAACTATCCGAAATGGGCATGGACGGCGGCTGGCTTCTCGTGGTTGTCGGGTATGAACTGGGGATTATTGGGCTTGATCGGTTTTCTTTCGGGCGAACCACACCTTCTTTCATTCGCAATGATCGTCATGACGGGTCTGACCTGCGGGTCCGTGCCCACTTCATCAGCATTTCTGCCGGTCCTCGTCGGATCGTTATTCACGACCGTTCTCCCAAGCACGATCTATTGCCTCATGAGTGAGGGGGAGATTTATAACGCCTATCTGTTTTTGATCGCCTGTCTGGTTATCATCAACGTGCATCATGGACGTGTGACCCACCGGGATCTGGCCGAGACGATTCGATTGCGCTTTGAAAACGAAACACTCGTTGATCAGCTCAAAAGTGAACGGGACAGGGTGGCAGCGGCCGATCGCGCAAAGACACGTTTCCTTGCAGCTGCAAGTCACGATCTCCGGCAACCAGTACACGCACTTGGTCTCTTCAATTCGACCTTGGCAGCACTCGCAGGCAGAGGGAATGTCAATGGCGCCGACGCGGCTAATATTTCTGGAAAGATCAGAAGCGTCGTTGCCAATCTGAGCTATCTGCTCAACGCATTGCTCGATGTTTCACGTCTCGACGCTCAGATCGTGACGCCCAATCGCGAAACCATCTCGATAGGTGAATTACAGGATGATCTTCGCAACGAATTTGCGAGCCTCGCTGAAAGCAAAGGTCTTCGATGGAGAATGGTCCCATGTGACCTTCATACAGACAGCGACCCCATGATGCTGCGGCAGATAATTGCCAATCTGATTGCCAACGCGATCCGCTACACGACAAGCGGAGGCATACTCTTTGGCTGTCGTCTCAGAGGCAGTAATATCGAAATTCAGGTCTATGACACCGGGATCGGTATCGCCGAAAACCAGCACAAAACAGTGTTTGAAGAATTCGTGCAGCTGCATAATCCTGAACGCGATCGCGACAAAGGACTGGGACTTGGCTTGTCGATTGTGAAACGAACAGCAGAATTGCTCAATCATCCGATCCGGCTTTGCTCGCAAGCCGGTACGGGATCGATGTTTTCAATCGTCGTACCGCTTGTCGTTGATCAGCGCCAACCGAAGAAGGCCACCAGAAGCCCGCTTCAGACAGGTGGAAACATTTTCATTATTGATGATGAAAGCACCGTTCTTGAAGCTCTCACAGGGCTTGTCGACGTTTGGGGTTACCAAGCCTTTTCGGGGCGCAACGCTGTCGAAACATATGCCGCCTGGAAAGCTGATAAAACAGCGAAGCCCTCTCAAGCCGACCTTGTCATCGTGGACTACCGCCTTGAAGGGGGCATGATTGGAACACAAGCTGCACGCAGATTGTTCGATCAACTTGGTTACGAGCTGCCCGTGATCATCCTGACGGGCGATACATCGCCTGAAAGACTGCGTGAAGCGTCCGCGAGCGGTTATATGCTGCTTCACAAGCCGATTGACCCCGCCGAATTGCTGCAGGCGATCCAGAAGGCCATTTAA
- a CDS encoding TerC family protein codes for MEIFTSLFMGTPVWMWLVFIGIVLALLVLDLGVFNKEDHEIEIGESLKMSAFYITLGLAFSGFVWWQMSSEATAQYLTAFVVEKTLALDNIFVIALIFSFFAIPRKYQHRVLFWGILGVIVLRGIMIGLGATIVANYHWVLYLFAVFLIITGIKMLFSGEDDEPDMSRNPLLRFARKHMRVTDELHGNAFFVRLKDSATGKMVRFATPLFLALIMIEVADLIFAVDSVPAVFTITTDPFIVYTSNIFAILGLRALFFALSAILHRFAYLKYALSILLIFIGSKMFIADLMGWEKFPPSWSLGITFAILGAGVVISLVKTKDAEKSVSHHQS; via the coding sequence ATGGAAATATTTACTTCACTCTTCATGGGAACGCCGGTCTGGATGTGGCTGGTGTTTATCGGCATCGTTCTGGCATTGCTGGTGCTCGATCTTGGCGTCTTCAATAAGGAAGACCATGAGATCGAAATCGGTGAGAGCCTGAAAATGTCGGCTTTCTACATCACACTTGGACTGGCTTTTTCCGGCTTTGTCTGGTGGCAGATGAGCAGCGAGGCGACGGCGCAATATCTCACTGCATTCGTGGTTGAGAAAACGCTGGCTCTCGACAATATCTTCGTTATCGCACTGATATTCAGCTTCTTCGCAATCCCGCGCAAATATCAGCACCGCGTCCTATTTTGGGGTATTCTCGGTGTGATCGTGTTGCGCGGCATCATGATCGGCCTTGGCGCTACAATCGTGGCAAACTACCACTGGGTCCTGTATCTGTTTGCGGTCTTCCTCATAATCACCGGCATTAAGATGCTGTTTTCTGGAGAAGATGACGAACCGGATATGAGCCGAAATCCGCTGCTGCGCTTTGCCCGTAAACACATGCGTGTCACGGATGAACTGCACGGCAATGCCTTCTTTGTACGGTTGAAAGACAGCGCGACCGGCAAGATGGTACGCTTCGCGACGCCACTATTCCTGGCGCTTATCATGATCGAAGTTGCGGATCTGATCTTCGCTGTAGACTCCGTACCGGCAGTCTTCACGATCACCACCGATCCCTTCATCGTTTACACATCGAATATCTTTGCAATTCTTGGCCTAAGAGCGCTTTTCTTTGCCCTGTCGGCCATCCTACATCGCTTCGCCTATCTTAAGTACGCGCTTTCGATCCTGTTGATCTTCATCGGCTCCAAGATGTTCATTGCGGATCTGATGGGTTGGGAAAAATTCCCGCCTTCTTGGTCGCTCGGCATTACCTTTGCGATCCTTGGTGCGGGCGTTGTCATATCGCTTGTAAAGACCAAAGACGCGGAAAAGTCTGTCAGCCATCATCAGTCATAA
- a CDS encoding DeoR family transcriptional regulator — MAQRPLRPSDRQDRIRDRLIRQGDTTCAQLAGIFAVSEETIRRDLASLEERGQAMRVHGGARAVTAKGLPHIDLRIGADREAKERIARIAHGLL, encoded by the coding sequence ATGGCACAACGACCTCTTCGACCATCGGATCGGCAGGATCGGATCCGCGATCGTCTGATCAGACAGGGCGATACCACTTGCGCGCAGCTCGCCGGTATATTCGCGGTTTCAGAAGAAACGATCAGACGAGACCTCGCCTCTTTGGAAGAAAGAGGGCAAGCGATGCGCGTGCATGGCGGTGCGCGTGCCGTCACGGCAAAGGGACTGCCGCATATTGACTTGCGTATCGGAGCAGATCGTGAAGCCAAGGAGCGAATTGCCCGGATTGCCCATGGATTGCTCTAA
- a CDS encoding LysR family transcriptional regulator has protein sequence MRFDLTDLRLFLAVVDAGSITHGAADVGLSLAAASERLRDMETLSEVMLLERGRRGVTTTEAGDALVHHARAILQQIAQMRGELGEYAKGLRGTIRVLANTAAMTEFLPARLAPWLARNSQADIDLKERQSIQIARSIAGGFAEIGVLSDTVDIGGLHLQPFAIDRLVLVSARDHPLAVRNSVRLDELLDQHFIALSTGALQDHIDAQALKIGLRLKTRIKLPTFEGICRVAGEGVGVAIIPETAARRFRRSSSIAIIKLSDSWATRQLAVCVRDETTLAPLARSLFAHLTSYERQA, from the coding sequence ATGCGCTTTGACCTGACTGACCTTCGCTTGTTTCTTGCTGTGGTAGATGCTGGCAGTATCACCCATGGAGCGGCGGATGTTGGACTTTCACTGGCGGCTGCGAGTGAGAGGCTGCGTGATATGGAAACACTCAGCGAAGTGATGTTGCTTGAACGTGGACGACGCGGCGTAACAACAACCGAGGCTGGCGACGCGCTGGTGCATCATGCTCGTGCGATCCTCCAGCAGATCGCGCAGATGCGGGGTGAGCTTGGCGAATATGCAAAAGGTCTGCGCGGGACAATCCGCGTTCTGGCCAATACCGCTGCGATGACCGAATTTCTTCCGGCGCGGCTTGCTCCCTGGCTCGCGCGCAACTCTCAGGCCGATATCGACCTGAAGGAGCGACAGAGCATTCAGATTGCCAGAAGTATCGCAGGAGGTTTTGCGGAGATCGGTGTTCTATCCGATACCGTCGATATCGGCGGCTTGCATTTACAGCCCTTTGCTATTGATCGTTTGGTGCTGGTCAGCGCGAGAGATCATCCGCTCGCCGTACGCAACAGCGTTCGGCTCGACGAATTGCTCGACCAGCATTTTATCGCGCTAAGCACAGGCGCATTACAGGATCACATCGATGCGCAGGCTCTGAAAATCGGACTGCGACTTAAGACGCGTATCAAGTTGCCGACCTTTGAGGGTATTTGCCGGGTGGCAGGCGAGGGCGTGGGCGTTGCCATCATACCGGAAACGGCGGCGCGGCGTTTCCGGCGATCTTCTTCGATAGCGATCATCAAGCTTTCCGACAGTTGGGCAACGCGCCAACTGGCAGTTTGTGTGCGAGATGAAACCACGTTGGCGCCTCTGGCAAGGAGCCTGTTTGCACATCTGACCTCATACGAGCGACAGGCTTGA